Proteins encoded by one window of Aphis gossypii isolate Hap1 chromosome X, ASM2018417v2, whole genome shotgun sequence:
- the LOC114124223 gene encoding uncharacterized protein LOC114124223 yields the protein MNTNQYDKHCEQQNLMNTLKEIQRENNNRKINCGGQVNPDSGPKKRNPCCTLSPVTPTPLTKANACERQKLPNRNFCTTVKNECDVSELTAYGKEFIANNGKLASRCVCVKFNGLQDSCRHPGCYTKDGCLDNPFPTCPPARQWKIDYNSPKKNNKRC from the exons ATGAACACAAATCAATATGATAAGCATTGCGAACAACAAAATTTGATGAACACACTGAAAGAGATTCAAAGAGAAAAcaataacagaaaaataaattgtggtGGGCAAGTGAATCCCGATTCGGGCCCCAAGAAGCGTAACCCTTGTTGTACGTTGTCACCCGTGACGCCGACTCCCTTGACCAAGGCCAACGCTTGCGAAAGACAGAAATTACCGAATAGAAATTTTTGCACTACCGTCAAAAACGAATGTGACGTGTCTGAACTGACCGCGTACGGAAAAGAATTCATTGCGAACAATGGAAAACtg GCTTCgagatgtgtgtgtgtaaaattCAACGGTCTTCAAGACTCGTGTCGGCATCCCGGGTGTTATACCAAGGACGGATGCTTGGACAATCCGTTCCCAACGTGTCCACCAGCCCGACAGTGGAAAATCGATTACAACTCTCCCAAAAAGAATAACAAGAGATGCTAA